The window ACGGCACAAGCAAACGATTTCACTAAATCACTCCAAGAAATTGTACAAAGAATGATGATCAAAGAGATTTATACAATCACTCGCAAGCTCTCGATCTATTCTTCTTCTATCCCTCTCTGATTCTAGCGTATCGCTCTTCCTCTTGACTTCCcgtgatgatgatgaatttcctctctctctctcttagctATATAGAGGAGACCGGTACAGAAGAATGATCTGACTCCAATAACCACCTGGTTATCACCTTCTCTAATCTTGTACCAAAAGTTAATGAACCAGCACCGGTTCAATACTCTAACCGTTGAATGTCACAATCTCAACAACAACAAGGAACACAGTAGAGGTGAGATTGAGAAGCAGCTTTGTATGAATAATTTGAGCAAAGCATACTTTTAGGTCATAACAGTCAATTTCAAAACTATGGGGTAAAAACTATAATCTCTTAGAAACATCGGCACGGGTGAGGAGGCGGAGGAAAGACAGATGTTAACTTGCAGGTCTCTCTTCTTCAGGTTCGGTTCTGATAAAAATCGAATCTTTATCATCTCTGTTTATGTTTGATATCGTTTCTTTTGGAATCTTAGGATTGATCGTGTAGTTGGGTTTACTAGTAGATGTCTTAAATCGAAGCAAGTaagctacttttttttttttgatataaaaaacaaactcattttgtcttctcttctcttcataGCATTGAATTGATGTTTGACGTTGCAGGAACGTTTCAGGATCGTGAGCTTTAGGAGGAACTCTGCAATGGATGGAGGAAGCAAGAAGGAAAAGATGGGGAATTTAGTGTGGAGACCCATCTCCACTCACTCCTCTTCCGTTGTTGATTCAGGTTATACTTTAGTAGTTTAATCATTTAAtaccttttttctttttaatatcttACATGGATTCTCTCATGTTGAAACAGAAGCAGCAGAAGGTCAGTGTAGCAAACCAAGTGGTGTTTCTGAGAGAGCACCAGTTGTTTCAAGTGCAAAGCATTCAGTTTCTCTTGAGGTCCTGATGTTTCCTGTAACCTCTTTTGTTTTAAACTGATTTTGTCTTGACTTTGTGTGATTGGTTTGCAGGTTGGGGCTTCTTTGATGAAGTTCATCAAAGGGAAAGAGTAAGAGCTATGTTTTGTTAATCATATACACTTGCGGGAGTTTACTTTAGTGCTAATGTGTTTGCGaactttgcaaaaaaaaaaaagagggacTACACAGATGAAAATTGAAGAGGAGATGGGAGTGAAGATCATTTTCCCATCATCAAGAAACGAAGATCACATcagtaagattttttttgaattttacaaCCTGGTGTCTATGCCCTTatcctttttttgtttctttgcagTCATTGAAGGTGGTTCGGTGGACTGTGTGAGCAAAGCTTCAGAAAGAATAGCTACCATTGTAGATGAGGTTCGCTTTTGGTCTTTACTATTGTACTTAGTCTTTTTTAGATTGTGCTCATTGGAATTCACATTATATAGGTTGTAAAAAGTCCAAGCCTTGACTACTCACACTTTGTATCACTTCCATTAGCCATACACCCTGAGTTAGTGGCAAAGCTAGTCAATTTTCAGAACTCTATTCTCGGAAACAATAGCCTAGCTGGTGATAAACAAGACGT of the Brassica rapa cultivar Chiifu-401-42 chromosome A03, CAAS_Brap_v3.01, whole genome shotgun sequence genome contains:
- the LOC103859659 gene encoding activating signal cointegrator 1 complex subunit 1 isoform X1, which codes for MLTCRSLFFRIDRVVGFTSRCLKSKQERFRIVSFRRNSAMDGGSKKEKMGNLVWRPISTHSSSVVDSEAAEGQCSKPSGVSERAPVVSSAKHSVSLEVGASLMKFIKGKEGTTQMKIEEEMGVKIIFPSSRNEDHIIIEGGSVDCVSKASERIATIVDEVVKSPSLDYSHFVSLPLAIHPELVAKLVNFQNSILGNNSLAGDKQDVQPVDETRLYTLAELGIEKSIFIKPSTFHLTVLMLKLWNKDRVNAARDVLKSISPSMMDALDNRPLFIRLKGLDCMRGSLAKARVLYIPVEEIGDEGRLLRACKVITDAFVKAGLVLEKDANQSLKLHATVMNARHRKRKDKRKKMDTFDAREIHKQFGIEDWGEYLIQEVHLSQRFVFDQSGYYRCCASIPFPGGHRD
- the LOC103859659 gene encoding activating signal cointegrator 1 complex subunit 1 isoform X2 — protein: MLTCRIDRVVGFTSRCLKSKQERFRIVSFRRNSAMDGGSKKEKMGNLVWRPISTHSSSVVDSEAAEGQCSKPSGVSERAPVVSSAKHSVSLEVGASLMKFIKGKEGTTQMKIEEEMGVKIIFPSSRNEDHIIIEGGSVDCVSKASERIATIVDEVVKSPSLDYSHFVSLPLAIHPELVAKLVNFQNSILGNNSLAGDKQDVQPVDETRLYTLAELGIEKSIFIKPSTFHLTVLMLKLWNKDRVNAARDVLKSISPSMMDALDNRPLFIRLKGLDCMRGSLAKARVLYIPVEEIGDEGRLLRACKVITDAFVKAGLVLEKDANQSLKLHATVMNARHRKRKDKRKKMDTFDAREIHKQFGIEDWGEYLIQEVHLSQRFVFDQSGYYRCCASIPFPGGHRD